A single window of Caldimicrobium thiodismutans DNA harbors:
- a CDS encoding prepilin-type N-terminal cleavage/methylation domain-containing protein codes for MRKLRGSKVGGFTLVELMIVIAIIAILASIAIPQYLKYQRKSKVSSYALPVARACAMDMVTACVENPSNYTVTQTSTPNCFSNGSQTFNTAGGDVTLATTPGTCSNDGKLSGASVTGNLTAASDYIAKCTIDNQNIKCVVEGQ; via the coding sequence ATGAGGAAGCTTAGAGGAAGTAAGGTGGGTGGTTTTACCCTGGTTGAGTTGATGATTGTTATTGCCATCATTGCCATTCTTGCAAGCATTGCCATCCCTCAGTATCTGAAGTATCAGAGGAAATCAAAGGTTTCAAGTTATGCTCTTCCAGTAGCAAGGGCTTGCGCCATGGACATGGTGACTGCTTGTGTTGAAAATCCTTCAAATTACACTGTAACCCAAACCTCAACCCCTAATTGTTTTAGTAATGGTAGTCAAACTTTTAATACTGCAGGTGGTGATGTAACTCTTGCCACTACTCCAGGAACTTGTTCAAATGACGGGAAACTTTCAGGTGCCTCCGTTACTGGTAACCTAACTGCAGCAAGTGATTATATAGCTAAATGCACAATTGATAACCAAAATATTAAATGTGTAGTTGAAGGGCAATAG
- a CDS encoding IS256 family transposase yields the protein MKDPLYENLKIIIQHPEKKKILENLLFKEIKNMTKNLLETLILEERRIFCEEMDDVGNGYFLRSLKTPFGEIKNLRVARTRKKNFKTAIFEPYSREFLYLDELIYYMYAGGCSTRDVANTLEKIYGVKYSPTSISRITSVVTKKIEEFKNAPITKWYPVLYVDGTYLKVRRGGVTENEVVYFVAGLSEDGHKEILGYWIPGGSGESALNWKEIFKELYKRGLKEPLLVVGDNLPGLEEAVKLIYPLADFQSCVLHKVRNTLNRVRKRERPCSCRRFEGDI from the coding sequence ATGAAGGATCCGCTCTATGAGAACCTCAAAATTATTATACAACATCCTGAGAAAAAGAAAATACTTGAAAACCTCTTATTTAAGGAAATTAAAAATATGACTAAAAACCTTCTTGAAACCTTGATTTTGGAAGAAAGAAGAATTTTTTGTGAAGAAATGGATGATGTGGGGAATGGATATTTCTTAAGGAGTTTAAAAACACCTTTTGGAGAGATAAAAAATCTTAGGGTGGCAAGAACAAGGAAGAAAAATTTTAAAACCGCTATTTTTGAGCCTTATTCAAGGGAATTCTTATATTTAGATGAGCTGATTTATTACATGTATGCTGGTGGGTGTTCTACGAGAGATGTTGCTAACACCTTAGAAAAAATTTACGGGGTTAAATATTCTCCCACTTCTATATCTCGTATTACATCAGTTGTGACTAAAAAGATAGAGGAATTTAAAAATGCCCCTATAACAAAGTGGTATCCTGTGTTATATGTTGATGGGACTTATTTAAAAGTCAGGCGTGGAGGTGTGACAGAGAATGAAGTAGTTTATTTTGTTGCTGGATTAAGTGAGGATGGACATAAGGAGATTTTAGGATATTGGATACCTGGAGGAAGTGGAGAGAGTGCACTTAATTGGAAAGAGATATTTAAAGAACTTTATAAAAGAGGACTAAAGGAACCTCTTTTAGTGGTAGGAGATAACCTTCCTGGGCTTGAAGAAGCTGTAAAACTTATCTATCCTCTTGCAGATTTTCAGAGCTGTGTGTTGCATAAGGTTCGGAATACTTTGAATAGAGTAAGGAAACGAGAAAGACCCTGCAGTTGCAGAAGATTTGAAGGAGATATATGA
- the guaB gene encoding IMP dehydrogenase has protein sequence MLEILGEAYTFDDLLLVPSYSQVLPKDVEVCTYITSKIKLNIPLISAAMDTVTESQMAIAMAREGGLGVIHRNMSLEEQVREVERVKKSESGMIYDPITVSPDTTIRQVMALMEEYKISGIPVVVGAEKKLVGIVTNRDLRFETQLDKPVKEVMTKENLVTAKPGITLDEAVKILHERRIEKLLIVDDNFCLKGLITIKDIEKIKKYPNACKDELGRLRVGAAIGVGKNRLKQAEALLKAGCDVLFIDSAHGHSKNVIETIKEVKSHFPDCQLIAGNIATSEAAEALIKAGADGLKVGVGPGSICTTRIVAGAGVPQLTAIHNVAVIADKFGIPLIADGGIRFSGDITKAIAAGAYAVMIGNLFAGTEEAPGETILYEGRTYKIYRGMGSLSAMFKGGGRERYGYEAEDISKFVPEGVEGRVPYRGPVSKMIYQLVGGLKSGMGYCGCKSIDELRKKAKFIKITPAGYRESHVHDVTILRESPNYWVGK, from the coding sequence ATGCTTGAGATCCTTGGTGAAGCCTATACTTTTGATGATCTTTTACTTGTCCCATCTTATTCTCAGGTCCTACCCAAGGATGTTGAAGTTTGCACATATATTACTTCAAAGATAAAATTGAACATACCTCTTATTTCAGCGGCTATGGACACGGTTACAGAAAGCCAGATGGCAATAGCTATGGCCAGAGAAGGGGGGCTGGGAGTAATCCATAGAAATATGAGTCTTGAGGAACAGGTCAGAGAGGTTGAGAGGGTTAAAAAATCTGAAAGCGGTATGATTTATGATCCCATTACTGTTTCTCCAGATACTACCATTCGTCAGGTTATGGCTCTGATGGAGGAATATAAGATTTCTGGAATTCCAGTGGTAGTTGGTGCTGAAAAGAAGCTCGTTGGAATTGTTACTAACAGAGATTTACGCTTTGAGACCCAGCTGGATAAACCTGTTAAAGAGGTAATGACCAAGGAGAATTTAGTTACCGCAAAGCCTGGGATTACTTTGGATGAGGCAGTCAAAATCCTTCACGAAAGGCGGATTGAAAAGCTTCTTATTGTGGATGACAACTTTTGTCTTAAGGGTTTGATAACCATTAAGGATATTGAGAAGATAAAGAAGTATCCAAATGCTTGTAAAGATGAGCTTGGTAGGCTCAGGGTTGGAGCAGCTATCGGAGTTGGGAAGAATCGCCTTAAGCAGGCTGAGGCTCTGTTAAAGGCAGGTTGTGATGTCCTTTTCATAGACTCGGCTCACGGGCATAGCAAAAATGTTATTGAGACTATCAAGGAGGTTAAGTCTCACTTTCCAGATTGTCAGTTAATTGCTGGAAATATTGCAACCAGTGAGGCAGCAGAAGCCTTAATCAAGGCTGGGGCAGATGGTCTCAAGGTAGGTGTTGGTCCAGGATCTATTTGCACAACAAGAATTGTAGCTGGGGCAGGAGTTCCTCAGCTTACCGCTATTCACAATGTAGCAGTTATAGCTGATAAATTTGGAATCCCTCTGATTGCGGATGGTGGTATTCGTTTTTCAGGGGATATTACAAAGGCCATTGCAGCAGGGGCTTATGCAGTAATGATTGGAAATCTCTTTGCAGGAACTGAGGAAGCCCCGGGGGAAACTATTCTTTACGAGGGAAGAACCTATAAGATCTATAGAGGAATGGGCTCCCTTTCAGCTATGTTTAAAGGAGGAGGAAGGGAAAGATATGGCTATGAAGCTGAGGATATTTCAAAATTTGTGCCTGAAGGAGTGGAAGGAAGGGTTCCCTATCGTGGGCCAGTTTCTAAGATGATTTATCAGTTAGTAGGAGGTTTAAAGTCCGGGATGGGGTATTGTGGCTGTAAGAGTATTGATGAATTGAGAAAAAAGGCTAAGTTCATTAAAATAACCCCTGCAGGGTATAGGGAGAGTCATGTGCATGATGTAACTATTCTCCGGGAATCTCCAAATTACTGGGTAGGAAAATAA
- a CDS encoding prepilin-type N-terminal cleavage/methylation domain-containing protein, with protein MNSKGFTLVELIIVIAIISILASISILTYIRYQQKSKIASNALPIVKACANDALTFCMSGRASDIPSITMNVTSLPNCRNAIATASGTLNVTITGTFTCEASGHISNGTITGELEGVDLYKSQCTLNNQSIHCQILSKS; from the coding sequence GTGAATTCTAAGGGCTTTACCCTTGTTGAGCTGATCATTGTCATAGCCATTATTTCCATCCTTGCCTCCATTTCCATACTCACTTATATCCGCTATCAACAAAAATCAAAAATTGCTTCCAATGCCTTACCTATTGTTAAGGCCTGCGCCAATGATGCCCTCACTTTTTGTATGAGTGGCAGGGCTTCTGATATCCCGAGCATCACCATGAATGTTACCTCCCTTCCCAACTGCAGAAATGCCATAGCCACTGCCTCAGGAACTCTCAATGTCACCATAACAGGCACTTTCACCTGCGAGGCTTCAGGCCACATCTCAAATGGCACTATCACTGGAGAGCTTGAGGGAGTTGACCTCTATAAATCCCAATGCACCCTTAATAACCAGTCCATTCACTGCCAGATTCTTTCTAAATCCTGA
- a CDS encoding transposase gives MKEIYERHDEREWKLGFERFKRKWERIYPDIIRSWERDLDKLMVYLKYPYPLRRFIYTTNALERFIKEVKRRVKVIEVFPSEGSVDKIVYLVVEEMNEKYRSRRLKNFERIIEELRGERRARYGSGEIKIITNEKEFYTQKS, from the coding sequence TTGAAGGAGATATATGAAAGGCACGATGAGAGAGAGTGGAAGCTTGGATTTGAGAGATTTAAGAGGAAATGGGAAAGAATTTATCCTGATATAATAAGGTCATGGGAGAGGGATTTGGACAAACTTATGGTTTATTTGAAGTATCCTTATCCTTTGAGGAGATTTATATATACCACGAATGCCCTTGAGAGATTTATTAAGGAAGTGAAGAGGAGAGTAAAGGTTATAGAAGTATTTCCGAGTGAGGGTTCAGTTGATAAGATTGTTTATTTAGTAGTTGAGGAGATGAATGAGAAGTATAGGAGTAGGAGACTAAAAAATTTTGAGAGGATAATAGAGGAGCTAAGGGGGGAAAGGAGGGCAAGATATGGGAGTGGAGAGATTAAAATTATTACAAATGAAAAAGAATTTTATACACAAAAAAGTTGA
- a CDS encoding RCKP-type rubredoxin-like domain-containing protein, with amino-acid sequence MAVWKCEKCGTTKESRCKPKKCTSCGEADSMVKEGTGSESKASCSAKKGCKKKSG; translated from the coding sequence ATGGCTGTTTGGAAATGTGAGAAATGTGGAACCACTAAGGAGTCAAGGTGTAAACCTAAAAAGTGCACATCCTGTGGAGAGGCAGATTCTATGGTAAAAGAAGGAACAGGGTCTGAGTCTAAAGCAAGCTGTTCTGCCAAGAAAGGCTGTAAGAAAAAGTCTGGTTAG
- a CDS encoding TonB-dependent receptor plug domain-containing protein, which yields MRIGIKDSGGVKNFSFWWLLGGAVFLSGQGEALSQSEIELKEVEITAPAVKEPPERLSQEVRILSGKLLESLGTSIYSSLDLRERGGFGVQEDLSIRGTTFEQNLVLFEGIRVSDLQTGHHLMNLPFTTKNLSALEILPGGASPLYGAGGFGGALNFLLKPSQRGINFSADLGSYDFKSVYLQGGFPIGNRTFSLTLDSKKSNGFIENRDFDLRSFNLYTKDKEMTLFYGFTEKDFGARNFYTPRFDNEFEETRTHLFLIKKSLVLNNLFLEPALLYRKNYDYYILDRQKPSFYQNQHQTYLYRINIPGALETERALYLFGIETGYERLKSSRLGEYLRRNLSFYTGVKPKISERWHPSLQLRYDLNVEEKDFLSLGSGLAYNLKPGLKLRTAFNYSYRLPSVTELRYQSLGIKGNPDLSVEKSLNLEGGFDFQRHDLTLSGTLFFRKGDNLIDWIFNGTSSSAENTDVKTLGFILHTEKSWKGHTFLFSYTYLNQKGRDIEKSRYYGNYLRHGASLGGIWRLPRETNLNLLLQYQKRLNQRGIYVLDFEWEKPVGKNLKFAIWGKNLLDEKYYEIFYPEAKKGVSGIPQWFGIRVEGGF from the coding sequence ATGCGGATAGGTATTAAAGATTCAGGAGGAGTGAAAAATTTTTCTTTCTGGTGGCTTTTGGGAGGAGCTGTTTTCCTTTCAGGGCAGGGGGAGGCTCTTTCTCAGTCAGAAATTGAGTTGAAAGAAGTTGAGATTACTGCACCTGCAGTCAAAGAGCCTCCAGAAAGGCTCTCTCAAGAGGTGAGGATTCTTTCAGGTAAGCTTTTGGAGTCCCTTGGCACTTCCATTTATTCTTCCCTTGATCTGCGTGAAAGGGGAGGCTTTGGAGTTCAGGAGGATTTATCAATCCGGGGGACAACTTTTGAGCAAAATCTTGTCCTTTTTGAAGGGATCAGGGTTTCTGATTTACAGACCGGGCATCACCTAATGAATCTCCCCTTTACGACTAAAAATCTATCAGCCCTTGAGATTTTGCCAGGAGGGGCAAGTCCTCTTTATGGAGCAGGGGGTTTTGGTGGGGCCTTAAATTTTTTACTTAAGCCCTCTCAAAGGGGTATAAATTTTTCAGCTGACCTTGGCTCCTATGACTTTAAATCCGTCTATCTTCAGGGAGGATTCCCCATAGGTAACAGGACTTTTAGCTTAACCCTGGATTCAAAAAAAAGTAATGGTTTTATTGAAAATCGGGATTTTGACTTGAGAAGTTTTAATCTTTATACCAAGGATAAAGAGATGACCCTTTTTTACGGATTTACTGAAAAGGACTTCGGGGCAAGAAATTTTTATACACCCCGCTTTGATAATGAGTTTGAAGAGACAAGGACGCACCTTTTTCTCATAAAGAAATCTCTGGTCCTGAATAACCTTTTTTTAGAGCCCGCCCTTTTATATCGTAAAAATTATGACTACTACATTCTTGACCGCCAGAAACCCTCCTTTTACCAGAACCAGCATCAGACTTATCTTTACAGGATAAATATTCCCGGAGCCTTAGAGACAGAGAGAGCCCTTTACCTCTTCGGGATTGAAACCGGTTATGAGAGACTTAAGAGCTCAAGACTTGGTGAATACTTGCGCAGAAATTTATCTTTTTACACCGGGGTTAAACCCAAGATTTCAGAGAGGTGGCACCCTTCTTTACAATTGAGATATGATCTCAATGTGGAGGAGAAGGACTTTTTGTCCCTTGGTTCTGGCCTTGCCTATAACTTAAAGCCAGGCCTTAAATTAAGAACTGCCTTTAATTATTCCTACAGGCTTCCCAGTGTTACAGAGCTTAGATATCAATCCTTAGGGATTAAGGGGAATCCTGATCTTTCAGTGGAGAAATCCTTAAACCTTGAGGGTGGCTTTGATTTCCAGAGGCACGATTTAACCCTTTCTGGGACACTTTTTTTCAGAAAGGGAGATAATTTGATCGACTGGATTTTTAATGGCACTTCTTCATCAGCAGAAAATACTGATGTAAAAACCCTTGGTTTTATCTTGCACACTGAAAAGAGCTGGAAAGGGCATACCTTTCTTTTCAGTTATACCTACCTCAATCAAAAGGGAAGAGACATAGAAAAATCCCGCTACTATGGAAATTATCTGAGGCATGGTGCAAGCTTGGGAGGAATCTGGAGACTGCCCAGGGAAACAAATTTAAATCTACTCCTTCAGTATCAGAAAAGGCTGAATCAAAGGGGAATATATGTTCTTGACTTTGAATGGGAAAAGCCCGTAGGGAAGAATTTAAAATTTGCTATCTGGGGAAAGAACCTTTTAGATGAAAAATATTACGAAATCTTTTATCCTGAGGCTAAGAAAGGGGTCTCAGGTATTCCCCAGTGGTTTGGAATAAGGGTTGAGGGAGGTTTCTAA
- a CDS encoding type II secretion system F family protein produces the protein MPFFEWKGKSISGEIRSGVLEAPNSQIVEVYLRRLNIIPIKVNQKKESAFKIRLKRVSDKELALFTRQFSTVLEAGLPIVKGLETLAMQQKNIYFKEVITDLKRKVEAGMALSEGMSEYPKIFGNLYLQMVRSGEQSGNLDIVLKRLANYLEKIVALKSKIKHAMIYPSVIVFVTIVVVSIIMFFVIPKFAELFKEAGQSLPLPTQILINISQNFKSIFLFFVVFIIASVIGIKYYRKSEKGRYNTDKILLRLPLLGELFHKAAISRIARTLANLIGAGVPLLQALTIAGETSGNKVLEKAMEDTRINVSAGHTIADPMFFTGVFPYMVIEMVRIGEMAGNLEEMLTKVADFYEEEVDRTVQTLSTLIEPILLIILGIVIGGILVALYLPIFQLGGVVGGG, from the coding sequence ATGCCCTTTTTTGAATGGAAGGGAAAATCTATCTCAGGTGAGATTCGTTCAGGGGTCTTAGAGGCTCCCAATTCTCAAATTGTAGAAGTTTATCTCAGAAGATTAAATATTATTCCAATCAAGGTAAATCAGAAGAAGGAAAGTGCCTTTAAAATAAGGCTCAAGAGAGTTTCTGATAAGGAGCTTGCCCTTTTTACTCGTCAGTTTTCAACGGTGCTTGAGGCTGGTCTTCCCATTGTTAAAGGTCTTGAGACCCTGGCTATGCAGCAGAAAAATATTTATTTTAAAGAAGTAATTACAGATTTGAAAAGAAAGGTAGAGGCAGGAATGGCTCTTAGTGAAGGAATGTCCGAATATCCAAAAATTTTTGGAAATCTTTATCTTCAAATGGTTCGCTCAGGAGAGCAATCAGGAAATTTAGATATTGTTCTTAAAAGACTTGCCAATTACCTTGAAAAGATAGTTGCTCTAAAGTCTAAGATTAAACATGCCATGATTTATCCCTCAGTTATAGTCTTTGTAACAATAGTTGTAGTCTCGATCATTATGTTTTTTGTTATACCTAAATTTGCAGAACTTTTTAAAGAAGCTGGTCAATCCTTACCACTTCCTACGCAAATTTTGATAAATATAAGTCAGAACTTTAAGAGTATATTTTTGTTTTTTGTAGTTTTTATTATTGCATCTGTTATTGGAATCAAATATTACCGGAAAAGTGAAAAAGGCAGGTATAATACTGACAAGATTCTTTTGCGTTTACCTCTTCTTGGCGAGTTATTTCATAAAGCGGCAATATCAAGAATTGCAAGGACTTTGGCTAATCTCATCGGGGCAGGCGTGCCTTTACTTCAGGCCTTAACCATTGCCGGGGAAACCTCGGGCAATAAAGTTCTTGAAAAGGCTATGGAAGATACAAGAATTAATGTTTCAGCAGGGCACACCATTGCTGATCCCATGTTTTTCACCGGTGTCTTCCCTTATATGGTAATTGAAATGGTGCGTATTGGTGAGATGGCAGGTAATTTAGAAGAGATGCTTACAAAAGTAGCTGATTTTTATGAAGAGGAGGTGGATAGGACTGTGCAGACCCTATCCACCCTGATTGAACCAATTCTTTTAATCATCCTGGGGATAGTAATTGGTGGAATCTTAGTTGCCCTTTATCTTCCTATTTTCCAGCTGGGTGGAGTTGTAGGAGGAGGCTAA